One Malus sylvestris chromosome 14, drMalSylv7.2, whole genome shotgun sequence DNA segment encodes these proteins:
- the LOC126598555 gene encoding uncharacterized protein LOC126598555, translating into MNGRLSKLGTALTVVFAVTLAALVAQLFFLLWRRRKSRFPTRIGPHEAHHSNQPPSSLHRNIDVDVDEAFKWQQGLYGVSSRVLFTIAEEEEREGLDSETPTTTYSSCAEKEAMTATKVVLDVAVTVTVEVEEETPPFTTPCASPPYYTPSPSPSRDFVV; encoded by the coding sequence ATGAATGGTCGTCTTAGCAAGCTCGGGACTGCGCTCACTGTAGTGTTTGCGGTCACTCTCGCTGCCCTCGTAGCGCagctcttcttcctcctctggcGGCGAAGGAAGTCCCGGTTTCCGACCCGCATCGGACCCCACGAAGCTCATCATAGCAACCAACCACCTAGCTCACTGCACCGCAACATCGACGTGGACGTGGACGAGGCGTTCAAGTGGCAGCAGGGACTGTACGGCGTGTCGTCGAGGGTGCTGTTCACGATCgcggaggaggaagagagagagggtctGGACTCGGAGACGCCTACAACGACGTATTCATCTTGTGCGGAGAAAGAGGCGATGACGGCGACGAAGGTGGTACTGGATGTAGCTGTGACTGTGACAGTAGAGGTGGAGGAGGAAACGCCGCCGTTCACGACTCCTTGTGCTTCGCCTCCGTACTATACTCCTTCGCCTTCTCCTAGTCGTGATTTTGTAGTCTGA
- the LOC126598335 gene encoding protein SMAX1-LIKE 3-like, protein MRAGGCTLQQGLTTEAANIVKQAVTLARHRGHAQVTPLHVASTMLSSSTGLLRTACLQSHSHPLQCKALELCFNVALNRLPASNSSPMLSSHPQHPSISNALVAAFKRAQAHQRRGSIENQQQPLLAVKIELEQLIISILDDPSVSRVMREAGFSSTQVKSNVEQAVSLEICNSQTPSVSSKSKESNSNLLIVNPHQFPSIGSQIRVVKDGKPVLPVDPSVRKEDVACVIQNLVNKRRKSIVVVGECLASVEGVVRGVMDKVERGDVVEALREVKFITSTLSSFRQMSRVQVEQKLEELKSLVRSCVTKGVILYVGDLRWTSEYRASSSSDQGRGYYCPVEHMIMELGNLLCGINNGDHSNGRLWIVGMATFQTYMRCKSGHPSLETVWGIHPLTIPSSSLRLSLVTDSHDLQSDQSTSKIAETGSNKQMLEGGDPKQLTCCSECSAKFEAEARNVQQSSSICNSESTTSNLPAWLQQYKNENKVLSSANDENSVTISDLCKKWNSTCGSMHQQLSNNSSEKTLTLISSLSPSSSTSNFSYEQQQQNPNLHHQHQSWRHQHFWISGSNCNKAVDDQPSLRMYIPENNTSPKQPLSSNPNSTPTSASSSDIVMETDDYIQRFKELNAENLKILCTALESKVPWQKGIIPEISSTILKCRSGMVRRKGNKMGSYNDGTKQETWLFFQGVDMEAKLKVAKELARLVFGSQTNLTSIALSSFSSTRADSTENCRNKRSRDEQSFCYVERFAEAVSSNPHRVFLVEDVEQADYCSQMGFKRAIERGRITNSSGEEVGLGDAIIILSCENFTSRSRACSPPIKQKLSEGPHDEDNRYIAALEETSPCVSLDLNISFDDDDSSECQSIDDIGLLESVDRRIVFKIQEL, encoded by the exons ATGAGAGCAGGAGGTTGCACACTTCAACAAGGTCTAACCACAGAGGCTGCAAACATAGTAAAGCAAGCAGTAACCCTAGCAAGGCATCGTGGCCATGCCCAAGTAACTCCTCTCCATGTTGCAAGCACCATGCTTTCTTCTTCAACAGGCCTGTTGCGAACCGCTTGCCTTCAATCACACTCTCACCCTCTCCAATGCAAAGCCCTTGAGCTTTGCTTCAATGTTGCCCTCAACCGCCTCCCAGCTTCCAATTCTAGCCCCATGTTAAGCTCTCACCCCCAACACCCTTCCATCTCCAACGCCTTGGTTGCGGCTTTCAAGCGTGCTCAAGCTCACCAAAGGCGTGGTTCAATTGAGAACCAGCAGCAGCCCCTCCTAGCAGTGAAAATAGAGTTGGAGCAACTCATAATTTCCATTTTAGATGATCCAAGTGTTAGTAGAGTCATGAGAGAAGCTGGGTTTTCTAGTACCCAAGTGAAAAGCAATGTAGAACAAGCTGTCTCATTAGAAATATGTAATTCCCAAACACCTTCTGTGAGTAGCAAGTCCAAGGAAAGCAATAGTAATCTCCTGATAGTCAACCCTCATCAGTTTCCTTCAATTGGTAGTCAAATTAGAGTAGTCAAAGATGGAAAGCCAGTGCTGCCTGTAGATCCAAGTGTTAGGAAAGAGGATGTGGCATGTGTTATACAGAATTTAGTgaacaaaagaaggaaaagtaTTGTGGTTGTGGGAGAGTGTCTTGCTAGTGTTGAGGGTGTGGTTAGAGGAGTAATGGACAAAGTTGAGAGGGGAGATGTTGTTGAGGCTTTGAGAGAGGTGAAATTCATAACCAGCACTCTCTCCTCTTTTAGACAGATGTCTAGAGTACAGGTTGAGCAGAAGCTTGAAGAACTCAAAAGCCTAGTGAGAAGTTGTGTGACCAAAGGCGTTATCTTGTATGTGGGAGATCTCAGGTGGACTAGCGAATATAGGGCTAGTAGTTCAAGTGATCAGGGAAGGGGGTATTATTGTCCTGTGGAACACATGATCATGGAGCTTGGGAACTTGCTTTGTGGCATTAACAATGGAGATCATTCGAATGGGAGGCTTTGGATTGTGGGGATGGCTACCTTCCAAACTTACATGAGATGTAAATCTGGCCATCCATCTCTGGAGACTGTTTGGGGTATTCACCCTCTTACAATTCCGTCAAGCAGCCTGCGTTTGAGTCTTGTCACTGACAG CCATGACTTACAAAGTGATCAGTCTACAAGTAAGATCGCTGAAACTGGAAGCAACAAGCAAATGCTTGAAGGTGGAGATCCGAAGCAGCTCACTTGTTGCTCAGAATGCTCCGCCAAGTTTGAAGCCGAAGCTCGAAATGTACAACAAAGCAGCAGCATTTGCAACAGTGAATCCACCACTTCAAACCTTCCTGCATGGCTCCAACAGTACAAAAACGAGAACAAAGTACTAAGCAGTGCTAATGATGAG AACTCTGTTACAATTTCAGACCTTTGCAAAAAGTGGAACTCCACTTGCGGTTCAATGCACCAACAACTTTCCAATAATTCCTCGGAGAAAACCCTCACATTAATCTCTTCTCTCTCACCCTCATCCTCTACTTCCAACTTTTCATAtgagcaacaacaacaaaaccctaatttgcaCCACCAGCATCAGTCATGGAGGCACCAACATTTCTGGATATCTGGATCTAATTGCAACAAGGCTGTTGATGATCAGCCCAGTTTGAGAATGTACATTCCAGAGAACAATACTAGTCCAAAACAACCACTTTCATCAAATCCCAATTCTACCCCTACTTCAGCCTCATCTAGTGATATTGTCATGGAAACTGATGATTATATCCAGAGGTTCAAGGAACTCAATGCTGAAAACCTCAAAATCCTATGCACTGCATTGGAGAGCAAAGTCCCATGGCAGAAGGGTATAATTCCCGAAATTTCAAGCACAATCTTGAAATGTAGGTCAGGCATGGTGAGAAGAAAAGGGAATAAGATGGGAAGTTACAATGATGGCACTAAACAGGAAACATGGTTGTTCTTTCAGGGGGTTGATATGGAAGCTAAGTTAAAAGTTGCAAAGGAGTTGGCTAGGCTTGTTTTCGGTTCCCAAACCAACCTCACTTCCATTGCACTAAGCAGTTTCTCATCGACTCGAGCTGATTCGACTGAGAACTGCAGGAACAAGAGATCGAGAGACGAGCAAAGTTTCTGTTATGTCGAAAGATTCGCGGAGGCAGTGTCGTCTAATCCCCATAGGGTGTTTTTAGTCGAAGATGTGGAGCAAGCGGACTATTGCTCTCAAATGGGGTTTAAGAGAGCAATTGAACGAGGACGGATAACCAATTCGAGTGGCGAAGAAGTAGGTCTTGGAGATGCTATCATTATTTTGAGCTGCGAAAACTTCACTTCGAGATCGAGAGCTTGCTCTCCTCCTATCAAGCAAAAATTATCAGAAGGGCCTCATGATGAAGATAATAGGTATATTGCTGCTTTAGAGGAAACAAGCCCTTGTGTGTCTCTGGATTTGAACATTTCATTTGATGACGATGATAGTTCCGAATGTCAATCGATTGATGACATTGGTCTTCTTGAATCTGTCGATAGACGCAttgttttcaaaattcaagAGTTGTGA